TCTTCCGTATGTTCCgtgctcctcctcttcctcctcctcctcctcctcctgttccGAAGAGAGAAATAACAAGAAACAGGAAcgtatttggattttttttattcttatttcaaTCGCCACTGTTTTTGGTTGTGATTTGGCGGTCATTTCTCGACTGGAATTCATTTGGTATTTCAAAACGATGCGTTTTCGGTTCCAAAAGTCCCTCCTTTGCATGTGCTTGTGAATCGATCGTTTTCTTTGGGAAATGATGACGACACAATGTCGTCTATTGTTGAATTGCGACTGCGCCATTGGATTCATCGATATCAAAGGAGGCCGTGCCTTTTGCCTTTTGACAATCATGTCAGCAGTTTTCATCATTGCTTCATCGTCTGTCACAATTAGCTTCTATGATCATATTCTCATATATTGATGATTGTTGTAGAGATATTTACTCAGTTTCTTCTGCTTGATTTTACTCTTCCTGACAATTTCTCCATCCCATTTCGATTGCTTTGAGGTAATCCATTTTCTGTTGACCCCTCGTGCAAACTTACTTCGGAATTTATGTTTTGTCTTCGTAGAAATTTGTTGCCCTCAAGATTCAAAAAAGCGCGAAAGAGTATACTCAAGCTGCGCTTCATGAGACGGAGCTTCTCTCAGCGATTGCAGACGGAGACCCTTCCAATTCCAAGTGTGTTGTGCGACTACTGGACCACTTTATGCATGCTGGCCCCAATGGGCAGCACTATTGTTTAGTGGTTGAATCCCTTGGAGATAGCTTGCTTCGGTTGATTCGTTACAACCGTAACAAAGGGATTGGTCTGAACAGAGTCAAGACTATATGTAGATCGATATTGGTGGGTCTCGATTACTTGCACAGGGAGCTTGGTATCATTCACACggatttgaagccagaaaatgtgCTTCTTGTGTCCACAATCAATCCTGCTAAGGACCCTGTGAGGTCCAAGTTCACTCCAATTCTTGAGCGGCCTGAAGGGTGCCCAAATGGTGGATATCCATTCAGTATGAACCAGAAGAAGCTGAAGATTATGACAAGAAGGGCATTGGTGAAGATTTCTAAGAGAAGAATGTCAATGGGAGGCTATGTAGAGATGGAGAGAAGCTTGGATGGGATTGATCTGAGGTGCAAGGTGGTGGATTTTGGGAATGCTTGTTTGTTTGATAACCAAATTTCAGATGATATTCAGACAAGGCAGTACAGAGCTCCTGAGGTTATTATTGGGTTGGGATACTCCTTTTCGGTTGATATGTGGTCCTTTGCTTGTATAGCCTTTGAGCTTGCAACTGGTGACCTGCTCTTTGCTCCTAAGAATAGCCCAGAATTCACCGAAGATGAGGTACTTTTTCTCCCTCCCAACATCTCCTCATAAGATATCGGATATATTAATTTCTTGCAGGTTAAAGAAGCATTTCAATTATTGTTACTTGATAATCTGTGTTAAAATGCCAACTATCATGATCCATAAGCTGCTTTCTGGAGTGTGAATTCTTATACATATTGTAGTTTTCAAATGGCTACAGCAGTACACAATTATGCATGAGAAACCTGTTAGGGGCATTTATTCATGGAGAAGAAACGAGGACAAGTTTTCTTGGACGAAGTTACCATAAAATGGTTCAAACGGACGTAACCTTGGCTAAAGATGGATGATCATCATTATACTTGATaatctgtcttttttttttcatttgagttTAGATAAATTGTTTTGTGCCAAAACAATGTGCTGCTTTGAATTGTGAGTTCAGTAGCTTCACATGATAAGTTCTGCAGGCATATGGGTACATCCATGTCTATTCTAGTTCCATTTACTGTGCAAGGATTTTCAAAAAAGACAATGTCTTGATTCTTTTCTGAAGTTTGGTATCACATGTCCAGACGTCCATTTCCACAGCAAGTGGAAATAGAGAGGCATGTAGGGCAGGAAAATAAGGGAAATGTAGCTGTTAGAATATGGAATATTAAAGATATGTTCATTGAAGCATCAGAAACAAATCCGACATCTGATCCCATCATTACATGTAACATCTAAAATTTACTATCGAAATCCTGTTCCTGAGTGGCCAACTCACAACATATATTTAACATGTTACATGACATGCCTGAAAGAGTCCAGTTAGCATGGTATCTAAGGCAAATATCTGGACTGTGGAATGACTTCCAGTCCTTGATTTCAGGATCACT
The DNA window shown above is from Musa acuminata AAA Group cultivar baxijiao chromosome BXJ2-4, Cavendish_Baxijiao_AAA, whole genome shotgun sequence and carries:
- the LOC135583241 gene encoding uncharacterized protein LOC135583241 isoform X5; the encoded protein is MSCSPSSGSGEDEGVDAYRKGGYHAVRVGDAFAGGRYVAQRKLGWGHFSTVWLAYDTLSSKFVALKIQKSAKEYTQAALHETELLSAIADGDPSNSKCVVRLLDHFMHAGPNGQHYCLVVESLGDSLLRLIRYNRNKGIGLNRVKTICRSILVGLDYLHRELGIIHTDLKPENVLLVSTINPAKDPVRSKFTPILERPEGCPNGGYPFSMNQKKLKIMTRRALVKISKRRMSMGGYVEMERSLDGIDLRCKVVDFGNACLFDNQISDDIQTRQYRAPEVIIGLGYSFSVDMWSFACIAFELATGDLLFAPKNSPEFTEDEDHLALMMELLGRMPRQ
- the LOC135583241 gene encoding uncharacterized protein LOC135583241 isoform X3, with translation MSCSPSSGSGEDEGVDAYRKGGYHAVRVGDAFAGGRYVAQRKLGWGHFSTVWLAYDTLSSKFVALKIQKSAKEYTQAALHETELLSAIADGDPSNSKCVVRLLDHFMHAGPNGQHYCLVVESLGDSLLRLIRYNRNKGIGLNRVKTICRSILVGLDYLHRELGIIHTDLKPENVLLVSTINPAKDPVRSKFTPILERPEGCPNGGYPFSMNQKKLKIMTRRALVKISKRRMSMGGYVEMERSLDGIDLRCKVVDFGNACLFDNQISDDIQTRQYRAPEVIIGLGYSFSVDMWSFACIAFELATGDLLFAPKNSPEFTEDEDHLALMMELLGRMPRQIATAGSRSKDLFDRYGDLKRIRRLKFLRLDRLLVDKYKFSETDANSFMEFLCPLLDFDPEKRPTAAQCLQHPWLNE
- the LOC135583241 gene encoding uncharacterized protein LOC135583241 isoform X2, with amino-acid sequence MSCSPSSGSGEDEGVDAYRKGGYHAVRVGDAFAGGRYVAQRKLGWGHFSTVWLAYDTLSSKFVALKIQKSAKEYTQAALHETELLSAIADGDPSNSKCVVRLLDHFMHAGPNGQHYCLVVESLGDSLLRLIRYNRNKGIGLNRVKTICRSILVGLDYLHRELGIIHTDLKPENVLLVSTINPAKDPVRSKFTPILERPEGCPNGGYPFSMNQKKLKIMTRRALVKISKRRMSMGGYVEMERSLDGIDLRCKVVDFGNACLFDNQISDDIQTRQYRAPEVIIGLGYSFSVDMWSFACIAFELATGDLLFAPKNSPEFTEDESLISGSLGSDDGTSWKDAPTVKIATAGSRSKDLFDRYGDLKRIRRLKFLRLDRLLVDKYKFSETDANSFMEFLCPLLDFDPEKRPTAAQCLQHPWLNE
- the LOC135583241 gene encoding uncharacterized protein LOC135583241 isoform X4 → MSCSPSSGSGEDEGVDAYRKGGYHAVRVGDAFAGGRYVAQRKLGWGHFSTVWLAYDTLSSKFVALKIQKSAKEYTQAALHETELLSAIADGDPSNSKCVVRLLDHFMHAGPNGQHYCLVVESLGDSLLRLIRYNRNKGIGLNRVKTICRSILVGLDYLHRELGIIHTDLKPENVLLVSTINPAKDPVRSKFTPILERPEGCPNGGYPFSMNQKKLKIMTRRALVKISKRRMSMGGYVEMERSLDGIDLRCKVVDFGNACLFDNQISDDIQTRQYRAPEVIIGLGYSFSVDMWSFACIAFELATGDLLFAPKNSPEFTEDESLISGSLGSDDGTSWKDAPTDCYCRISIKGPL
- the LOC135583241 gene encoding uncharacterized protein LOC135583241 isoform X1, translating into MSCSPSSGSGEDEGVDAYRKGGYHAVRVGDAFAGGRYVAQRKLGWGHFSTVWLAYDTLSSKFVALKIQKSAKEYTQAALHETELLSAIADGDPSNSKCVVRLLDHFMHAGPNGQHYCLVVESLGDSLLRLIRYNRNKGIGLNRVKTICRSILVGLDYLHRELGIIHTDLKPENVLLVSTINPAKDPVRSKFTPILERPEGCPNGGYPFSMNQKKLKIMTRRALVKISKRRMSMGGYVEMERSLDGIDLRCKVVDFGNACLFDNQISDDIQTRQYRAPEVIIGLGYSFSVDMWSFACIAFELATGDLLFAPKNSPEFTEDESLISGSLGSDDGTSWKDAPTGDSILFVDFPVYMTLMFLPLLVKIATAGSRSKDLFDRYGDLKRIRRLKFLRLDRLLVDKYKFSETDANSFMEFLCPLLDFDPEKRPTAAQCLQHPWLNE